In Mustelus asterias chromosome 20, sMusAst1.hap1.1, whole genome shotgun sequence, a single genomic region encodes these proteins:
- the LOC144508454 gene encoding tumor necrosis factor receptor superfamily member 5-like — protein sequence MLSPGLLVCCVLCLSQVCQLASSSTCNDRSQYLRFDKCCSKCKPGTFMSSECTDKKDSKCHSCDPDRYQSEWNTLDHCQLHKSCNSNGGFVVENPGTRTTDTICKCQAGMYCVNKDCEICKDNDVCGPGSGVVYKEDGGFTKPVCEKCETGHFSNVSSKLASCQKWSDCGSLQLLENGTSTKDVKCGTLELPPKGRLIIVIALLSTVLFIIIFISFICIGYNQENRIKIRKFINGLKCKDRVGTPIQERVMTENGRILATAADEDNSPEDGTELLVV from the exons GTTTGCCAACTTGCTTCAAGCAGCACCTGTAACGACAGATCCCAGTACTTAAGGTTTGACAAGTGTTGCTCCAAGTGTAAACCTG GTACGTTCATGAGCAGTGAATGCACAGATAAAAAGGACTCGAAATGTCATTCTTGTGACCCTGATCGTTATCAGTCAGAATGGAACACATTGGACCATTGCCAACTACACAAAAGCTGTAACAGTA ATGGAGGATTTGTGGTAGAAAATCCTGGCACTCGTACCACTGACACTATTTGCAAGTGCCAGGCAGGAATGTATTGCGTTAACAAGGATTGCGAGATTTGTAAAGACAACGATGTCTGTGGACCTGGAAGTGGAGTCGTTTACAAAGAAG ATGGGGGTTTCACAAAACCTGTCTGTGAAAAATGTGAGACTGGACATTTTTCGAATGTGTCCTCTAAGTTGGCGTCCTGCCAGAAATGGAGCGA CTGTGGGTCACTTCAACTACTAGAAAATGGAACTTCAACAAAAGATGTGAAATGTG GTACCCTCGAACTCCCACCCAAAGGAAGATTAATCATTGTGATAGCACTCCTCAGTACAGTACTGTTTATCATCATCTTCATTTCCTTCATATGCATTGGATATAATCAAG AAAATCGGATTAAAATAAGAAAATTCATCAACGGGCTG AAGTGCAAGGACAGAGTTGGAACACCAATTCAGGAGCGAGTGATGACAGAGAATGGAAGGATATTAGCCACGGCTGCAGATGAAGATAACAGCCCTGAGGATGGGACTGAGCTTCTGGTTGTGTAA